Proteins encoded together in one Dechloromonas sp. HYN0024 window:
- a CDS encoding glycosyltransferase, with the protein MRVLMVSDVYFPRVNGVSTSIETFRRTLSAHGVEVRLVVPRYGDEADEPGIVRVAGRPVPGDREDRLVGWQAMHRAVLEAARDCDLIHVQTPFVAHYAGLKAGRVLGLPVVATYHTLFEEYLQHYAKLIPSGWLRGQARAFSRRQCNQLDAVIVPSTAMHQRLEAYGVTSPMHVLPTGIPMAQFAAGNGPRFRQQFGIAETRPVALFVGRVAHEKNIGFLLEALVQARQIRPDSLLVIAGEGPAMADLKAQTAALGLHEAVHFIGYLDRQQALPDCYAAADVFVFASRTETQGLVLLEAMAAGLPVIALSEMGTTDILSPGRGAFSPPDNARAFGEVLGQFLNDPEAWRHLAEEAPGYAREWSDVAMAERLARLYRQQAGRQAGQVTPLTSAA; encoded by the coding sequence ATGCGTGTATTGATGGTGTCCGACGTGTATTTTCCCCGCGTCAATGGCGTTTCGACCTCGATCGAGACCTTCCGTCGAACCTTGTCGGCGCACGGGGTCGAGGTCAGGCTGGTGGTGCCGCGTTACGGTGACGAAGCCGATGAGCCGGGCATCGTTCGGGTTGCCGGCCGGCCCGTGCCGGGTGACCGCGAAGATCGTCTGGTGGGCTGGCAGGCGATGCACCGGGCCGTACTCGAGGCAGCGCGCGATTGCGACCTGATTCATGTGCAGACCCCCTTTGTTGCCCATTACGCCGGTCTGAAGGCCGGGCGGGTGCTGGGCTTGCCGGTGGTGGCGACGTATCACACGTTGTTCGAGGAATACCTGCAGCACTATGCGAAGCTAATCCCATCCGGCTGGCTGCGCGGTCAGGCCCGGGCTTTTTCTCGCCGCCAGTGCAATCAGCTCGATGCCGTGATCGTGCCGTCGACAGCGATGCACCAGCGACTGGAGGCCTATGGGGTGACTTCGCCGATGCACGTACTGCCGACCGGCATTCCGATGGCGCAGTTTGCCGCCGGTAACGGGCCGAGGTTTCGCCAGCAGTTCGGCATTGCCGAAACGCGGCCGGTGGCGCTCTTTGTCGGCCGGGTGGCTCATGAAAAGAATATCGGATTCCTCCTGGAGGCCCTTGTCCAGGCGCGCCAGATCAGGCCGGACAGCTTGCTGGTGATCGCCGGGGAGGGGCCGGCGATGGCTGACCTCAAGGCGCAGACGGCGGCGCTCGGGCTGCACGAGGCCGTGCATTTCATCGGTTATCTCGATCGCCAGCAGGCCTTGCCGGATTGCTATGCGGCCGCCGATGTCTTCGTTTTCGCCTCGCGCACCGAGACGCAGGGGCTGGTCCTGCTGGAGGCGATGGCGGCCGGGTTGCCGGTTATCGCCCTGTCGGAAATGGGGACGACCGATATCCTTTCGCCAGGTCGTGGCGCTTTTTCGCCGCCTGACAATGCGCGGGCTTTCGGCGAGGTGCTCGGTCAGTTCCTGAATGATCCGGAGGCCTGGCGACATCTGGCCGAGGAGGCACCGGGCTATGCCCGCGAATGGAGTGATGTGGCGATGGCCGAGCGACTGGCCCGGCTCTATCGCCAGCAGGCTGGCCGGCAGGCCGGTCAGGTTACGCCATTGACCTCGGCGGCGTGA
- a CDS encoding UDP-2,3-diacylglucosamine diphosphatase has product MPKVRSVFLSDIHLGTRACQADKLLDFLRDHPADQTFLIGDIVDFWAMSRSINWSQAQNTVVQKLLRRARHGDRVVFIPGNHDEVLREYCGIVFGEVEVVDELVHEMADGRRFLLIHGDQFDQVTRHHRWVAVLGDHAYELLVRINTLLSWGRRKLGIAGYWSLAGYAKRKVKTALTFIFDFEESAIHHAKERGLDGVICGHIHWATIREIDGLTYVNCGDWVDSCTAIVEHFDGRLELVTWGEAPPVALLAAPVVEPIGETVEA; this is encoded by the coding sequence ATGCCCAAGGTCCGATCCGTCTTCCTCTCCGACATCCACCTTGGCACGCGGGCGTGCCAGGCGGACAAACTCCTCGACTTTCTGCGTGACCATCCGGCCGATCAGACTTTCCTGATTGGTGACATTGTTGATTTCTGGGCGATGAGTCGCAGCATCAACTGGTCGCAGGCCCAGAACACCGTGGTTCAGAAACTGCTGCGCCGGGCCCGGCATGGCGACCGTGTTGTCTTTATTCCGGGTAACCATGATGAGGTGTTGCGCGAATACTGCGGCATTGTCTTCGGCGAGGTCGAGGTGGTCGATGAGCTGGTGCATGAAATGGCCGATGGCCGGCGCTTTCTGCTCATTCATGGCGACCAGTTTGATCAGGTGACGCGTCATCATCGCTGGGTGGCCGTGCTCGGCGATCATGCCTACGAGTTGCTGGTCCGCATCAATACGCTGCTCTCATGGGGGCGGCGCAAGCTCGGTATTGCTGGCTACTGGTCGCTGGCCGGCTACGCCAAGCGGAAGGTCAAGACGGCCCTGACTTTCATTTTTGATTTTGAAGAATCGGCTATCCATCATGCCAAGGAGCGCGGCCTGGACGGCGTCATCTGCGGCCACATCCACTGGGCGACGATCCGCGAGATCGACGGCCTGACCTATGTAAATTGCGGCGACTGGGTCGACTCCTGCACGGCCATCGTCGAGCACTTCGACGGTCGGCTGGAACTGGTCACCTGGGGCGAAGCACCGCCGGTGGCCTTGCTGGCTGCGCCGGTGGTCGAACCGATTGGCGAAACTGTAGAGGCCTGA
- a CDS encoding phosphatase PAP2 family protein, with protein MTNDQPLHAPNRWFDAAMLALFLLPALGLILLGQTGDWHGGFVPAQAASQVLPPWFWETLTTLGDGRLQLALMLPFCLRYPRVFWALVLGALIAGMISRGFKIWLPLPRPAAVIDASQITIIGARLTAHSFPSGHTVSAFSFVVAWLALLGWRALPIVLIALLAAFSRIAVGAHWPVDVLAGAIIGLAGGWVGLRLSRYFRWGLAVRPHWILIGIAVVAVASLPFDGQGYPDTLVWRSIACLWGLGGFAMVYLRPLVRDGWQAVNAPLAGLDAKIGAA; from the coding sequence GTGACCAACGATCAGCCACTGCATGCGCCGAACCGCTGGTTCGATGCAGCCATGCTCGCGCTGTTCCTGTTACCGGCTCTTGGGCTCATCCTGCTCGGCCAGACGGGTGACTGGCATGGTGGATTCGTGCCGGCGCAGGCGGCCAGCCAGGTCTTGCCGCCCTGGTTCTGGGAAACCTTGACGACGCTCGGCGACGGTCGCCTTCAACTGGCCCTGATGCTCCCGTTCTGCCTGCGCTACCCGCGTGTCTTCTGGGCACTGGTGCTTGGTGCGCTGATCGCCGGGATGATCAGCCGTGGTTTCAAGATCTGGCTGCCGCTGCCGCGTCCCGCGGCGGTAATCGATGCCAGCCAGATCACCATTATTGGCGCCCGCCTGACAGCGCACAGTTTTCCCTCGGGGCATACCGTCTCGGCCTTCTCCTTTGTCGTTGCCTGGCTGGCTCTGCTCGGCTGGCGCGCCCTGCCGATCGTTCTCATCGCCCTTCTGGCCGCCTTTTCGCGCATCGCTGTCGGTGCCCACTGGCCGGTGGATGTGCTGGCCGGGGCCATCATCGGTCTGGCCGGTGGCTGGGTCGGCCTGCGCCTGAGCCGGTATTTTCGCTGGGGTCTGGCGGTGCGCCCGCACTGGATTCTCATCGGCATTGCCGTTGTCGCGGTGGCCAGCCTGCCATTTGACGGGCAGGGCTATCCCGATACCCTGGTCTGGCGCAGCATTGCCTGTCTGTGGGGGCTGGGTGGCTTTGCCATGGTCTATCTGCGGCCCCTCGTCCGCGACGGCTGGCAGGCCGTCAATGCGCCCCTCGCCGGGCTTGATGCGAAAATCGGCGCAGCTTGA
- a CDS encoding glycosyltransferase family 39 protein, which translates to MQLRSLPLSIERFLLSPFSLLLAIFLAFFLNAYSLPLTDVDEGAFSEATREMMARGNLVSPTLNDAPRHDKPILIYWAQAASVSVLGVSEIGFRLPSIIFAMLWMFALYRFCLRHGNRMTAQAAALVMALSLVVGFIAKAAIADALLNLLIAMAMFGIYDYFCACREGRGTAERRRLLIGVYAALGLGFLAKGPVAVFFPLLISGLFFVSAGALRPWLKAVFFWPGWLLFLVIVVPWHVAVYLDQGDAFFRGFYLKHNINRYADTFEGHGGRWWYYFAVMPFILLPFTGWLLAIVGKVASQLRHADSEALFERFLIVWFVVVFAFFSFSGTQLPHYLLYGCTPLFILLARHRLNAERRLVAFVPMVLFALLLAALPEILAFAASKVSRPFETMLLSGLLAAFSDEARWLLPLLALAVIAIALWRRLPVWQGLVLAGLLQATTVALVVAPRVIGVTQGPVREAAQVARESGATVVAWRIIMPSFSVYRQAATPTRVPELGQLVFTRTDRKHEVQALLPPNLILHDVYQRSFVTLARVETQKK; encoded by the coding sequence ATGCAATTGCGATCCCTGCCACTCTCAATCGAGCGTTTTCTGCTGTCGCCGTTCAGCCTGTTGCTGGCGATCTTTCTCGCCTTCTTCCTGAATGCCTACAGCCTGCCGCTGACCGATGTCGACGAAGGGGCCTTCTCCGAAGCCACGCGGGAAATGATGGCGCGCGGCAATCTCGTTTCGCCGACCCTCAACGACGCACCGCGTCACGACAAGCCGATTCTCATCTATTGGGCTCAGGCCGCTTCGGTCAGTGTGCTGGGCGTCAGTGAAATCGGCTTCCGGCTGCCGTCGATCATTTTTGCCATGCTCTGGATGTTCGCGCTCTATCGTTTTTGTCTGCGCCACGGCAACCGGATGACGGCGCAGGCGGCGGCGCTGGTCATGGCCCTGTCGCTGGTGGTGGGTTTCATCGCCAAGGCGGCAATTGCCGATGCCTTGCTCAATCTGCTCATTGCCATGGCGATGTTCGGCATCTACGACTATTTCTGCGCCTGCCGCGAAGGGCGGGGGACGGCCGAACGTCGGCGCCTGCTGATTGGCGTTTATGCCGCCCTCGGTCTCGGCTTCCTGGCCAAGGGGCCGGTCGCTGTCTTCTTTCCCTTGCTGATCAGCGGCCTTTTCTTTGTTTCCGCCGGTGCGCTGCGCCCGTGGCTCAAGGCCGTCTTTTTCTGGCCGGGCTGGCTGCTCTTTCTGGTCATTGTCGTGCCCTGGCATGTGGCGGTCTATCTCGATCAGGGCGACGCCTTCTTCCGCGGTTTCTACCTCAAGCACAACATCAACCGCTATGCCGACACCTTTGAGGGGCACGGTGGCCGCTGGTGGTATTACTTCGCGGTCATGCCCTTCATCCTGCTGCCCTTCACCGGCTGGCTGCTGGCCATTGTCGGCAAGGTGGCCAGTCAGTTGCGGCACGCCGATAGCGAAGCACTATTCGAACGTTTCCTGATTGTCTGGTTCGTCGTCGTCTTCGCCTTTTTCTCGTTTTCCGGTACGCAGTTGCCGCACTACCTGCTTTACGGCTGTACCCCGCTGTTCATCCTTCTGGCCCGCCACCGGCTCAATGCCGAGCGGCGGCTGGTGGCCTTTGTCCCGATGGTTCTCTTTGCCCTGCTGCTGGCTGCGCTGCCCGAAATTCTCGCGTTCGCCGCCAGCAAGGTAAGCCGGCCATTCGAAACGATGCTGCTGTCGGGGCTGCTGGCCGCCTTTTCCGACGAGGCCCGCTGGTTGTTGCCGCTGCTGGCACTGGCCGTTATCGCTATCGCCCTGTGGCGTCGTTTGCCCGTCTGGCAGGGACTGGTGCTCGCCGGACTGTTGCAGGCGACGACCGTTGCCCTCGTCGTCGCGCCGCGCGTTATCGGCGTCACTCAGGGGCCGGTGCGAGAGGCCGCGCAAGTTGCCAGAGAGAGTGGCGCGACGGTGGTCGCCTGGCGCATCATCATGCCCAGCTTCAGTGTCTATCGGCAGGCGGCGACGCCCACCCGAGTGCCTGAACTCGGCCAGTTGGTATTTACCCGCACCGACCGCAAGCATGAAGTGCAGGCGCTGCTCCCGCCCAACCTCATCCTTCACGACGTCTATCAGCGCAGCTTTGTGACGCTGGCCCGTGTCGAGACCCAGAAAAAGTGA
- the purT gene encoding formate-dependent phosphoribosylglycinamide formyltransferase has product MQIGTPLSPSATRVMLLGAGELGKEVIIALQRLGVEVIAVDRYENAPGHQVGHRAHVISMTDGAALRRLVEQERPHLIVPEIEAIATDMLVDIEAAGLAEVIPTARAAKLTMNREGIRRLAAEELGLPTSPYQFADSLGELRAAIDHGIGYPCIVKPTMSSSGKGQSLLRGPDDVQKAWDYAASGGRVNQGRVIVEGFIDFDYEITLLTVRARNAAGEVVTHFCEPIGHIQVAGDYVESWQPQAMTPTALARAQEIAAAVTGNLGGRGLFGVELFVKGDMVWFSEVSPRPHDTGLVTLCSQRFSEFELHARAILGLPVDTALREPGASAVIYGGMDEKGIAFTGIEEALAVPRTDLRLFGKPEAFAKRRMGVAVANAGTTDQARAAAKLAASKVRPVKA; this is encoded by the coding sequence ATGCAAATCGGCACCCCGCTATCCCCCTCCGCGACCCGCGTCATGCTGCTTGGCGCCGGCGAACTCGGCAAGGAAGTGATCATTGCCCTGCAACGTCTGGGCGTCGAAGTGATCGCCGTCGACCGCTATGAGAATGCCCCCGGCCATCAGGTAGGCCATCGCGCCCATGTCATTTCAATGACCGATGGTGCGGCATTGCGCCGTCTGGTTGAACAGGAAAGGCCGCATCTCATCGTCCCGGAAATCGAGGCCATCGCCACCGACATGCTGGTCGATATCGAAGCCGCCGGGCTGGCTGAAGTCATCCCGACGGCCCGCGCCGCCAAACTGACCATGAACCGGGAAGGCATCCGCCGGCTGGCCGCCGAGGAACTCGGCCTGCCCACCTCGCCCTATCAATTCGCCGATTCGCTGGGTGAACTGCGGGCCGCCATCGACCACGGCATCGGCTATCCGTGCATTGTCAAACCGACCATGTCGTCGTCAGGCAAGGGGCAGTCCCTGCTGCGCGGCCCGGATGATGTGCAGAAGGCCTGGGACTACGCAGCAAGCGGAGGCCGGGTCAATCAGGGCCGGGTCATCGTCGAAGGCTTCATCGACTTCGACTACGAAATAACCCTGCTCACCGTCCGCGCCCGCAATGCAGCCGGCGAAGTGGTGACTCACTTCTGCGAGCCGATCGGCCACATTCAAGTGGCCGGCGACTACGTCGAATCATGGCAGCCACAGGCGATGACACCGACGGCACTGGCCCGCGCCCAGGAAATCGCTGCCGCCGTAACCGGCAATCTCGGCGGGCGTGGGCTTTTTGGCGTAGAACTGTTCGTCAAGGGTGACATGGTCTGGTTTTCCGAAGTCAGCCCGCGCCCGCACGACACCGGACTGGTCACGCTGTGTTCGCAGCGTTTCTCAGAATTTGAGCTGCACGCCCGGGCCATCCTTGGCCTGCCCGTCGACACCGCCCTGCGCGAGCCCGGCGCCTCGGCCGTCATCTATGGCGGCATGGACGAAAAGGGGATTGCCTTCACCGGCATCGAAGAGGCGCTTGCCGTGCCACGCACCGACTTGCGCCTGTTCGGCAAACCAGAAGCATTCGCCAAGCGGCGCATGGGCGTTGCCGTCGCCAATGCCGGCACGACCGACCAGGCGAGGGCTGCTGCCAAGCTCGCCGCCAGCAAGGTGAGGCCGGTCAAAGCCTGA
- a CDS encoding bacteriohemerythrin, with translation MPIIWEDRLNTGIDVIDSQHQRIVDYINDLEIAKMKGDKHMVTDIIEQLIDYTQSHFGFEESMLEDAGYKFLKPHKKVHELFIKRVTEFTMRAAKGEDIADELHLMLSKWLINHIASEDRDYADAVKKMVADGDETAKAAITQTARPGFFGSIFGRFFR, from the coding sequence ATGCCTATCATTTGGGAAGATCGACTTAATACCGGAATCGACGTCATCGACTCGCAGCACCAGCGCATCGTCGATTACATCAACGACCTGGAAATCGCCAAGATGAAGGGTGACAAGCACATGGTCACCGACATCATCGAGCAACTGATTGACTACACCCAGTCGCATTTCGGCTTTGAGGAATCGATGCTCGAAGATGCCGGCTACAAGTTCCTCAAGCCGCACAAGAAGGTGCACGAACTGTTCATCAAGCGCGTCACCGAGTTCACCATGCGCGCCGCCAAGGGTGAGGATATTGCCGATGAACTGCATTTGATGCTGTCCAAGTGGCTGATCAATCACATCGCCAGCGAAGACCGCGACTACGCCGATGCCGTCAAGAAGATGGTTGCCGATGGCGATGAGACAGCCAAGGCCGCCATCACGCAAACGGCCCGTCCGGGCTTCTTCGGTAGCATCTTCGGTCGCTTCTTCCGCTGA